In Leptospira licerasiae serovar Varillal str. VAR 010, the sequence GAACTGTTCTTGGATCCCTGCAAAGCCCGCATGCATTTCTGCTCTTAGTTCCGCAATTGCGATCCAAAGTTTTGCAGTTTCTTCTTTAAATTCTAAACGAAGCTTGCCAGTCTCTTCCATTAGCCTTTTTTCGAATCTTTCTGAAACGAATTCTTCCATAAACTTTCTCCCTCCTGAATTGGCTTGATTTAAAAGACTGACAAGAGCCTCTGCACCTTCTTCGCCTAAACTGTTCCTGAGTGCTTTCGGAACTAATAATATTGGTTCTGTCATAAGATATCCTTCCCGGATTTGATTTTCAAGCGACTTGCTTTGGAAGAACGGGTCTGAAAGAG encodes:
- a CDS encoding LA_3696 family protein, whose translation is MTEPILLVPKALRNSLGEEGAEALVSLLNQANSGGRKFMEEFVSERFEKRLMEETGKLRLEFKEETAKLWIAIAELRAEMHAGFAGIQEQFKEVYKEIASIHETIASQTRWMVAVIITSVLPIYIGLAKLIFQ